A region from the Fusarium graminearum PH-1 chromosome 4, whole genome shotgun sequence genome encodes:
- a CDS encoding 60S ribosome subunit biogenesis protein NIP7, which produces MRPLTEKETQTLFEKLANYTGGSLKNLIAPLDDSPNADRYVFRLVRDRVFYVRLSIANLATSIAREKLLSLGTCLGKFTKTGKFRLHVTALPIIAEHARYKIWVKENGTMPFLYGSNIVKAHVGRWSEDCPEHQGVVVYSMNDTPLGFGVTARSTAEARRLDPTGITCFRQADCGEYLRDEDNLFATG; this is translated from the exons ATGCGCCCCCTCACAGAAAAGGAGACACAGACtctcttcgagaagctggCAAACTACACTGGAGGCTCTCTTAAGAACCTCATCGCCCCTCTCGACGACTCTCCCAACGCTGATCGCTATGTCTTCCGCCTGGTTCGCGATCGTGTCTTTTACGTCCGCCTTTCCATTGCCAACCTGGCTACTTCTATTGCGCGCGAGAAGCTTCTGTCTCTAGGCACATGTCTCG GCAAGTTCACCAAGACGGGCAAGTTCCGTCTGCACGTCACAGCCCTCCCCATCATCGCCGAGCACGCCCGCTACAAGATCTGGGTCAAGGAGAACGGAACCATGCCTTTCCTCTACGGCAGCAACATCGTCAAGGCCCACGTTGGCCGTTGGTCCGAGGACTGCCCTGAGCACCAGGGAGTCGTGGTCTACAGCATGAACGACACCCCGCTCGGATTTGGTGTTACAGCCCGCAGCACCGCTGAGGCGCGAAGACTGGACCCTACTGGTATTACCTGCTTCAGACAGGCCGATTGTGGAGAGTACCTCCGTGACGAAGACAACTTGTTTGCGACCGGTTAG
- a CDS encoding glutamate 5-kinase, which yields MRGNGTKSLTIVIKLGTSSIVDEKTHEPLLPILTLIVDTAVKLRKDGHRVVIVSSGAIGVGLRRMDVEKRPKHLAQLQALAAIGQCRLMSLWDSLFTHLRQPIAQILLTRNDIADRTRYFNAQNTFHALLEQGVIPIVNENDTLAVAEIKFGDNDTLSAITAAMIHADMLFLMTDVDCLYDKNPRTHPDAKPIEVVEDIAALQADVSSAGSSLGTGGMSTKIIAARLGTSAGVTTVITRSSNPGNVLHIVQYLQSIQRGNTPPSPDERAEGLTRSASALSLSASNGNGAPWPPLHTRFVPANNPIRDRHFWLLHTPYPHGTLYIDSGAYKALVGKAGLLPVGVVDVEGNFAQQEVVRLVTVKRRSTPGPDGKMWEGTPEEVGRALVNYAAAEIARIKGKQSVEIEKILGYADTL from the exons ATGAGAGGAAACGGGACAAAGTCCCTGACCATCGTGATCAAGCTTG GAACAAGCTCGATTGTCGATGAAAAGACTCATGAGCCGCTTCTTCCTATTCTCACTCTCATTGTTGACACAGCTGTAAAGCTCCGAAAGGATGGCCACAGAGTAGTCATTGTTTCGTCGGGAGCCATCGGCGTTGGGCTCCGGCGTATGGACGTAGAGAAGCGACCTAAGCATCTCGCACAGCTACAG GCACTCGCGGCGATCGGTCAATGCCGATTGATGAGTCTATGGGATAGTTTGTTCACTCATCTCAGGCAGCCAATTGCCCAGATTCTCCTTACTCGAAACGATATTGCAGAC AGAACTAGATACTTCAATGCCCAAAACACCTTCCATGCACTTCTGGAGCAGGGCGTTATTCCCATCGTCAACGAGAATGACACTCTCGCCGTTGCCGAAATCAAGTTTGGCGACAACGATACTCTCTCCGCCATCACTGCCGCCATGATTCACGCAGACATGTTGTTCTTAATGACAGATGTTGACTGTCTGTACGACAAGAACCCCCGCACCCACCCAGATGCCAAACCCATTGAGGTGGTCGAGGACATTGCCGCCCTTCAAGCTGATG TTTCCAGTGCTGGCTCATCCCTCGGAACTGGAGGCATGAGTACCAAGATTATTGCAGCCAGATTGGGCACTTCTGCGGGTGTCACGACTGTGATTACAAGGTCATCTAACCCAGGGAACGTGCTTCATATTGTGCAATACCTCCAATCAATACAAAGAGGGAACACCCCTCCCAGTCCTGATGAGCGCGCCGAAGGTCTGACACGTTCAGCGTCAGCTCTGTCACTGTCAGCCTCCAATGGAAATGGTGCCCCCTGGCCCCCCCTACATACCCGATTCGTCCCTGCCAACAACCCTATCCGGGACCGTCACTTCTGGCTGCTTCACACCCCCTATCCCCACGGCACCCTCTACATTGACTCGGGAGCTTACAAGGCACTTGTTGGGAAGGCTGGCCTGCTCCCTGTAGGCGTCGTTGACGTCGAGGGTAACTTTGCCCAGCAGGAAGTAGTGCGGCTTGTGACAGTCAAGAGACGATCAACTCCTGGACCGGATGGTAAGATGTGGGAGGGTACCCCGGAAGAGGTCGGCCGAGCATTGGTCAACTATGCAGCTGCTGAGATCGCTCGGATCAAGGGAAAGCAAAGCGtggagattgagaagattcTTGGTTACGCTGACA cgctttga
- a CDS encoding glycyl-tRNA synthetase 1 has translation MTSSATTLKGQPLDKAVLESILRRRMFYTPSFEIYGGVGGLFDYGPPGCALQAAVIDQWRKHFILEEDMLEVDCSVLTPHEVLKTSGHVDKFADWMCKDPKNGEILRADHFVEAILEARLNGDKEARGQKVEEKEEDPKKKKKKAKTEAVKLDDAVVQEYEEVLARIDNYGGPELGELIKKYDLRNPATGAQPAEPVSFNLMFQTTIGPSSNYPGYLRPETAQGQFLNFAKLLEFNQSQMPFASASIGKSYRNEISPRAGLLRVREFLMAEIEHFVDPEGGKKHARFHEVEDVELVLLDRDTQLSGKTQTKAVKIGQAVKDGLVDNETLGYFLARIHQFLQKIGVDMNKLRFRQHMANEMAHYACDCWDAELFTSSGWIECVGCADRSAYDLSVHAKKTGAPLVVREQRETPLVIEEWQIDIERKKFGPQFKKDAKTVEAALLATPQEQREKLAKELSDNGSITLEVAGVGDGKVQVSKDSIAIEFRKRVENTREFVPNVIEPSFGIGRILYSLMEHSFWTRGTEGGDEARGVLSFPPIVAPTKVLLVPLSSNPQFKPLLKQLSQRLRSAGISSRVDDSSASIGKRYSRNDELGTPLGITIDFQTAQDGSVTLRDRDSTNQVRAEQEKIIDAIKSLVDGSKTWAQIESELPKFEGQEVEVAAR, from the exons ATGACTTCCAGCGCGACAACCCTCAAGGGCCAGCCCCTTGACAAGGCTGTTCTCGAATCCATCCTCCGACGACGCATGTTCTATACCCCCTCCTTCGAGATCTACGGCGGTGTTGGTGGTCTGTTCGACTATGGTCCTCCCGGTTGTGCGCTCCAAGCGGCCGTCATTGACCAATGGAGGAAACACTTCATCCTCGAGGAGGATATGCTCGAGGTTGACTGTTCTGTCCTGACTCCTCacgaggttctcaagaccagTGGTCACGTCGACAAGTTTGCCGACTGGATGTGCAAGGACCCCAAGAACGGCGAGATTCTCCGAGCCGACCACTTCGTCGAGGCCATTCTCGAAGCCCGCCTAAACGGTGACAAGGAGGCCCGTGGCCAGAAGGTggaggaaaaggaggaggaccccaagaagaagaaaaagaaggccaagaccgaggctgtcaagcttgacgatgctgtTGTCCAGGAGTACGAGGAGGTTCTTGCCAGAATCGACAACTACGGTGGCCCCGAGCTCGGcgagctcatcaagaagtACGACCTCAGAAACCCTGCTACCGGTGCCCAGCCTGCAGAGCCTGTTTCCTTCAACCTCATGTTCCAGACCACTATCGGTCCCAGCAGCAACTACCCTGGTTACCTCCGTCCCGAGACTGCTCAGGGCCAGTTCCTCAACTTtgccaagctcctcgagTTCAACCAGTCCCAGATGCCTTTTGCTTCCGCCTCTATCGGCAAGTCATACCGTAACGAGATCTCTCCTCGTGCCGGTCTTCTGCGAGTCCGTGAGTTCCTCATGGCTGAGATCGAGCACTTTGTCGATCCTGAGGGTGGCAAGAAGCACGCCCGATTCCACGAGGTCgaggatgtcgagcttgtcctACTCGACCGTGATACTCAGCTTTCTGGCAAGACTCAAaccaaggctgtcaagattggcCAAGCTGTTAAGGATGGTCTCGTTGACAACGAGACTCTCGGCTATTTCCTTGCTCGCATCCACCAGTTCTTGCAAAAGATTGGTGTCGACATGAACAAGTTGCGCTTCCGTCAGCACATGGCCAACGAGATGGCTCATTACGCTTGCGACTGTTGGGATGCCGAGCTGTTCACCAGCTCTGGCTGGATTGAGTGTGTTGGTTGTGCCGACCGAAGTGCTTACGATTTGAGCGTGCACGCCAAGAAGACCGGTGCCCCTCTGGTTGTGCGTGAGCAGCGTGAGACTCCCCTCGTTATTGAGGAGTGGCAGATTGATAtcgagaggaagaagtttGGTCCTCAGttcaagaaggatgccaagactgtcgaggCTGCTCTCTTGGCTACACCCCAGGAACAGCGAGAGAAGCTCGCCAAGGAGTTGAGCGACAACGGTAGCATCACTCTCGAGgtggctggtgttggtgacgGCAAGGTCCAAGTCAGCAAGGACTCTATTGCCATCGAGTTCCGCAAGCGAGTTGAGAACACTCGTGAGTTCGTGCCCAACGTCATTGAGCCCTCATTCGGTATTGGCCGTATCCTCTACTCTCTGATGGAGCACAGCTTCTGGACCCGTGGTACCGAGGGTGGCGACGAGGCCCGTGGT GTCCTGTCTTTTCCCCCTATCGTGGCTCCTACCAAGGTTCTCCTTGTTCCCCTTTCTTCCAACCCTCAGTTCAAGCCTCTGCTTAAGCAGCTTTCTCAACGTCTTCGCAGCGCTGGTATCTCCAGCCGTGTCGATGACTCGTCTGCCAGCATTGGCAAGCGATATAGCCGAAACGACGAGCTTGGTACTCCTCTTGGCATCACCATCGATTTCCAGACAGCCCAAGATGGCTCGGTCACCCTGCGAGACCGTGACAGCACCAACCAGGTCCGAGCTGAGCAAGAGAAGATCATCGACGCTATCAAGTCACTTGTGGACGGTAGCAAGACCTGGGCCCAGATTGAGAGTGAGCTCCCCAAGTTCGAGGGTcaggaggtcgaggttgcTGCACGATAA
- a CDS encoding serine/threonine-protein kinase CLA4, translating into MSSSDGSLTVCRSMANMAISPIRSTATSTYTGSTISLPIARQQSNNTDGLGGVAVKKEGWASVKESKNFIQPWKQKYLILRKESLDFHKTEGGKVSYTLYLRDVVNVGRVEAAGTIFEIKRKPDGSSNSPGDDDGQTKTLQIKVKSDDDLYEWIDFIYGACPGMGGVSNPTNFSHAVHVGFDPKTGEFVGLPPEWSKLLNSSAITKEDYERNPQAVFEVLDFYTDLAKRAENPNQYPSLTPTPPAQGQGNKQLGYGSGNSVAPPRPAPPAPSQRPGYNPSPVQPNPNAPRRPARPDERPTQQDQQQQYQQRQQMQQMAPNYMSQDALREEQRKKQQEAQRQREREMEEQNRRELEAYNASLPKTKVPLAQQEIGGGYSSSSQSDRFNPSRAAPPAPKASQQQSNLRAQRPAPSPPTAASQRPPLASQASSGASQAQRTPRADNGVANAPRYANGSQSPQTRQPQQQAQASRLPAPVKPLNVAPKPSQTQQQADGVKAAEAALTAKPSPSERKQDVRMSTMSESEVMAKLKEAVSKDDPNVSYSKQKKIGQGASGSVYVAKIKETAQGIARDILRAQGPRAQVAIKQMDLAHQPRKELIVNEIMVMKDSRHRNIVNFLDAFLRNNNAELWVVMEFMEGGALTDVIDNNPSISEEQISTICHETCSGLQHLHSQNIIHRDIKSDNVLLDARGNVKITDFGFCAKLTETKSKRATMVGTPYWMAPEVVKQKEYGPKVDIWSLGIMAIEMIESEPPYLNEEPLKALYLIATNGTPRLKKPEKLSKELKAFLSVCLCVDVKSRASADELLAHDFLRHGCPLASLADLLAFKKHAK; encoded by the exons ATGAGTTCATCAGATGGATCGCTAACAGTATGCA GAAGCATGGCCAATATGGCTATTTCCCCTATTCGAAGTACTGCGACCTCGACGTACACCGGTTCCACCATTTCCCTTCCGATCGCTCGCCAGCAGTCCAACAACACCGATGGTCTAGGCGGAGTAgccgtcaagaaggagggcTGGGCCTCAGTCAAGGAGAGCAAAAACTTCATTCAGCCCTGGAAGCAAAAATACCTAATCCTCCGCAAAGAGTCGCTCGATTTCCACAAAACCGAAGGCGGCAAAGTTTCTTATACCCTTTACCTGAGAGATGTAGTTAACGTCGGACGAGTCGAAGCCGCTGGTACCATCTTCGAAATCAAACGCAAGCCAGATGGTTCATCTAACAGCCCcggcgacgacgatggtCAGACCAAGACCCTCCAGATTAAGGTAAAGAGTGACGATGACTTGTACGAGTGGATTGATTTTATTTACGGTGCCTGCCCAGGTATGGGCGGAGTCAGCAATCCTACTAACTTTTCCCACGCTGTACATGTTGGTTTCGATCCAAAGACCGGAGAGTTTGTCGGTTTACCACCAGAGTGGTCGAAGCTTCTCAACTCATCGGCAATTACCAAGGAGGATTATGAGCGAAACCCCCAGGCTGTCTTCGAGGTCCTCGACTTCTACACCGATCTCGCCAAACGAGCTGAGAACCCTAACCAGTACCCCAGTTTGACACCAACTCCTCCtgcccaaggccaaggcaaCAAACAGCTTGGGTATGGCAGTGGTAACTCTGTGGCACCTCCTCGACCTGCGCCCCCAGCTCCTTCCCAGCGCCCAGGTTACAATCCTTCTCCTGTCCAACCCAACCCCAATGCTCCGCGCCGTCCTGCCCGCCCTGACGAGCGCCCTACCCAGCAggaccagcagcaacaatatCAGCAACGCCAGCAAATGCAGCAAATGGCTCCCAACTACATGTCTCAGGATGCTTTAAGAGAAGAGCAGCGTAAGAAGCAGCAAGAGGCCCAGAGACAGCGCGAGCGTGAAATGGAGGAGCAGAACCGGCGCGAGTTGGAGGCTTACAATGCCTCTCTCCCAAAGACCAAGGTTCCCCTTGCTCAGCAGGAGATTGGCGGCGGCTACAGCTCATCGTCCCAGTCTGACCGCTTCAACCCCTCACGAGCAGCCCCTCCTGCGCCAAAGGCCTCGCAACAGCAAAGCAACCTCCGCGCGCAGCGTCCTGCTCCTTCGCCCCCGACCGCCGCCTCCCAGCGCCCACCTCTGGCCTCTCAAGCTAGTTCTGGTGCTTCCCAGGCACAGCGAACCCCAAGGGCCGACAATGGCGTAGCAAATGCCCCCCGTTATGCCAACGGAAGCCAGTCGCCACAGACTCgacagccacagcagcaagcGCAGGCCTCTCGCCTGCCAGCGCCTGTTAAGCCCCTCAATGTTGCACCAAAGCCCAGTCAAactcagcagcaagctgaTGGCGTTAAAGCCGCCGAGGCTGCTCTTACCGCTAAGCCATCGCCCTCAGAGCGCAAGCAGGACGTCAGGATGTCCACTATGTCCGAGAGCGAGGTTATGGCTAAGCTTAAGGAAGCCGTCTCCAAGGATGACCCCAACGTTTCCTACTCTaagcagaagaagattggACAGGGTGCTTCTGGATCAGTCTACGTTGCAAAGATTAAGGAGACAGCGCAGGGCATTGCCCGCGATATTCTGCGTGCCCAGGGCCCTCGGGCCCAGGTTGCCATCAAACAGATGGATCTCGCACATCAACCTAGAAAGGAGCTTATTGTGAACGAGATCATGGTTATGAAGGACAGCCGGCACCGTAACATTGTTAACTTCCTGGATGCTTTCTTGCGTAACAACAATGCAGAGCTGTGGGTCGTTATGGAGTTTATGGAGGGTGGTGCTCTCACTGATGTGATTGACAACAACCCTTCGATCTCGGAAGAGCAAATTTCAACCATCTGCCACGAG ACTTGTAGCGGACTGCAGCACTTGCATTCGCAAAATATTATCCATCGTGATATCAAGAGTGACAATGTTCTACTGGACGCTCGTGGAAACGTCAAAATTA CTGATTTTGGCTTTTGCGCCAAGCTTACAGAGACAAAGTCCAAGCGAGCCACCATGGTGGGAACCCCCTATTGGATGGCCCCCGAGGTTGTCAAGCAGAAAGAGTACGGTCCTAAAGTCGATATCTGGTCTTTGGGCATTATGGCTATCGAGATGATAGAGTCTGAGCCGCCATACCTCAACGAGGAGCCCCTGAAGGCTCTGTACCTCATCGCCACCAACGGAACTCCTCGACTCAAGAAGCCCGAGAAACTCAGCAAAGAACTCAAGGCTTTCTTGTCCGTCTGCCTGTGCGTTGACGTCAAGAGTCGCGCTTCGGCCGACGAGCTGCTGGCCCATGATTTCTTGCGCCACGGTTGCCCGCTTGCCAGTCTGGCCGATCTGCTGGCTTTCAAGAAGCATGCCAAATAA
- a CDS encoding serine/threonine-protein kinase 6: MATRTIEARFERMSVNDENDPIGDGSKLYSKSKVQTISSTSSHGANRPNLFKVALQSQSSNANAAVMLPSQAAQRKVNNPPPSPTRKALPSSSRTSDEVSEDRKSVTLPEQMSVPKQFHLGMFEIGRPLGKGKFGRVYLARERTTGFICALKVLHKNELQAGRVEKQVRREIEIQSNLRHPNILQLYGHFHDSKRVFLILEFAGKGELYKHLRKENRFPEWKAAQYIAQMASALRYLHRKHVIHRDIKPENILVGIHGEIKISDFGWSVHAPNNRRKTMCGTLDYLPPEMIKPGTSDNFYNEKVDLWSLGVLTYEFLVGEAPFEDTPVMTQRRIARADMSIPTWVSPEATDLIKKLLVLDPEKRIPLEQIQQHPWIIKHCVKGERASNREKGL; this comes from the exons ATGGCTACCCGTACCATTGAGGCCCGCTTCGAGCGCATGTCGGtcaacgacgagaacgacCCCATAGGCGATGGATCTAAGCTCTacagcaagagcaag GTGCAGACTATCTCTTCGACATCAAGTCATGGTGCAAACCGCCCCAACCTTTTCAAGGTCGCTCTTCAATCACAAAGCAGCAATGCCAACGCCGCTGTTATGCTGCCGTCCCAGGCTGCTCAACGAAAAGTCAACAAcccgcctccatctcctACAAGAAAGGCcttgccttcttcatcgagaaCGTCAGATGAGGTCTCCGAGGACCGAAAGTCAGTCACCCTGCCGGAACAGATGAGCGTGCCCAAACAGTTCCACCTGGGCATGTTTGAGATTGGTCGCCCTCTGGGTAAGGGCAAGTTTGGACGAGTCTATCTTGCTCGAGAGAGAACAACAGGCTTCATTTGCGCCCTCAAGGTCCTCCACAAGAACGAACTGCAGGCCGGTCGAGTTGAGAAGCAGGTCCGCCGAGAGATCGAGATTCAGAGCAACCTGAGACATCCCAATATTCTTCAGCTATACGGCCACTTCCACGACAGCAAGCGAGTGTTTTTGATCCTCGAGTTCGCCGGCAAGGGTGAGCTGTACAAGCATCTCCGAAAAGAGAACCGGTTCCCGGAGTGGAAGGCTGCTCAGTACATTGCCCAGATGGCATCAGCCTTGCGCTACCTGCACCGAAAGCATGTTATCCACCGAGACATCAAGCCTGAGAACATCTTGGTTGGTATCCACGGTGAGATCAAGATCTCAGATTTCGGATGGAGTGTGCACGCCCCCAACAACCGAAGGAAGACCATGTGCGGAACTCTCGACTACCTGCCCCCAGAGATGATCAAGCCTGGTACCTCCGATAACTTCTACAACGAAAAGGTTGACCTGTGGAGCTTGGGTGTCCTGACGTATGAGTTTCTCGTGGGCGAAGCGCCCTTTGAGGACACGCCGGTAATGACTCAACGAAGGATTGCTCGTGCTGATATGTCCATCCCAACGTGGGTTAGCCCTGAGGCTACTGATCTCATCAAAAAG CTACTTGTGCTGGACCCCGAGAAGCGAATTCCTCTTGAGCAAATTCAACAGCACCCTTGGATTATCAAGCACTGCGTCAAGGGTGAACGGGCCTCGAATCGCGAAAAGGGCCTATAA
- a CDS encoding ATP-dependent RNA helicase mrh-4 — protein MQRVATNSICSLCRFTYRPAATIQTSLQPCLSQRLASQHFKPRPSRMVLSDRVGQAPPSRDDRQRRRDAPGPFGGMNRRVANIDPARRAGRQRAVSGNDSRGSNTRERDNRRGGTRDGDDRKALKMQRALATVSYGKRMMTKDILTEYDTFDNFDLIPVLQAAVNEELFKGMVDIKPTPVQKLAIPALIGQKSPDDLKRPTDEMRSFLLAAETGSGKTLAYLLPAVDALKTAEAADPELKAYRERWEIEKQRQLAGNSKGKPLDEPHPTMARPKVVILVPTAELAHQVTKTSKSISHVAKYKTELLSSDLRPQQIQRNLYGPRGVDIIVSTPHLLASIADSDPNILSRVTHLIVDEADSLFDRSFAPVTTSIVERAMPSLKQFVCCSATIPRKLNNYLATNYPKMTRITTPNLHAIPRRVQLGVIDVSREPYRNNKDLACADAIYSIGREASNHEGPVKGEVDVRRIMVFVNEREKTEELAEYLREKGINADALHRDTPEKRHGEILETFTSPDPLRIPTPTLNAKKRSLPNVRVLVVTDLASRGIDTLAVRHVILYHVPHTTIDFIHRLGRAGRMGRRGRGIVLVGNDDRKDVVAEVKNSMFRGTALI, from the coding sequence ATGCAACGTGTCGCAACGAACTCGATATGTTCGCTCTGCAGGTTCACATATAGACCGGCTGCTACAATCCAAACATCTTTACAACCATGTCTCAGCCAACGTTTAGCCTCGCAGCACTTCAAGCCTCGCCCCTCTCGCATGGTTCTATCGGATCGAGTCGGCCAGGCCCCCCCATCCCGCGATGACCGACAAAGACGTCGCGATGCTCCAGGCCCCTTTGGCGGGATGAACAGAAGGGTCGCCAATATTGACCCTGCCCGCAGAGCCGGTCGACAACGTGCGGTATCAGGAAATGATTCCAGAGGCAGTAACACAAGAGAGAGGGACAACCGAAGAGGGGGAACAAGGGATGGGGATGATCGAAAGGCACTCAAGATGCAGCGTGCTCTGGCTACAGTTTCATATGGAAAGCGAATGATGACGAAGGATATCCTGACCGAATACGACACATTCGATAACTTTGACCTCATCCCTGTCCTACAAGCCGCCGTCAACGAGGAGCTCTTCAAGGGTATGGTCGATATCAAGCCGACGCCTGTGCAGAAACTTGCAATTCCCGCTCTTATAGGCCAAAAGAGTCCTGATGACCTCAAGAGGCCaacagatgagatgagatcaTTTCTTCTGGCTGCTGAGACAGGATCTGGAAAGACACTGGCATATCTTCTACCAGCTGTCGATGCACTTAAAACAGCCGAGGCCGCGGATCCTGAGTTGAAAGCATACCGTGAACGATgggagattgagaagcaaCGCCAATTGGCAGGCAATTCCAAGGGAAAGCCGCTTGATGAACCACACCCTACAATGGCTCGTCCCAAGGTTGTCATCCTTGTGCCTACAGCCGAGCTTGCGCATCAGGTTACAAAGACATCTAAATCGATATCTCATGTCGCAAAGTACAAGACAGAACTCCTCTCTTCGGATCTGAGACCACAACAGATCCAGCGCAACTTATACGGACCTAGGGGAGTCGACATAATTGTTTCGAcacctcatcttcttgcatCCATCGCCGACTCTGACCCCAACATCCTTTCTCGTGTCACCCATCTCATCGTCGACGAGGCCGACTCTCTATTCGACCGAAGTTTCGCCCCTGTAACGACCAGCATCGTCGAGCGTGCGATGCCATCTTTGAAGCAATTTGTCTGCTGTTCTGCCACTATCCCCCGAAAGCTCAACAACTATTTAGCCACCAACTATCCCAAAATGACCCGAATCACAACCCCCAACCTTCACGCCATTCCTCGACGTGTTCAACTGGGAGTCATTGACGTCTCGAGAGAACCATACCGTAACAACAAGGATCTCGCTTGCGCTGATGCAATTTACTCTATCGGTCGCGAAGCCTCCAACCATGAGGGCCCTGTCAAGGGTGAAGTCGATGTTCGCCGCATTATGGTTTTCGTCAACGAGCGTGAAAAGACCGAAGAATTGGCGGAATATCTCAGAGAAAAGGGGATCAACGCCGATGCTCTTCACAGAGACACTCCCGAAAAGCGTCATGGCGAGATTTTGGAAACGTTTACATCTCCAGACCCTCTCCGAATCCCTACACCAACACTCAATGCTAAAAAGCGATCTCTGCCCAACGTGAGAGTCCTAGTTGTCACAGATTTGGCTTCCAGAGGTATCGACACTCTTGCAGTTCGGCACGTCATTCTCTACCACGTACCGCACACAACCATTGACTTTATCCACCGACTGGGTCGTGCTGGACGAATGGGTCGACGAGGTCGTGGTATCGTTCTTGTTGGCAACGACGACAGAAAGGACGTTGTTGCAGAGGTCAAGAACAGTATGTTCAGAGGAACTGCTCTGATTTAA